The genomic window GGCTTCCTCGGCCTCGGCGCGCAGCCGCCCATGGCGGAATGGGGTGCCATGATCTCGGCCGGGCGGCGCTATGTGCTGGACCAGTGGTGGGTCGCCACCATCCCGGGCATCGCCATCATCGTGGTCAGCCTCGCCTTCAACCTGCTGGGCGACGGGCTGCGCGACGTGCTGGACCCGCGCAAGTCATGAGCAAGCCGCTGCTGGAGGTCGAGGACCTCCGTGTCACCTTCCCCACACCGACCGGCCCCTTCCGGGCGGTGCGGGGCGTGTCGTTCAGCCTGGGGCGGGAGCGGCTGGGCATCGTGGGCGAAAGCGGTTCCGGCAAGTCGGTCACCGGCCGTTCGATCCTGCGCCTGCTGCCGCCCCATGCGCGGCTGGAGGCCAAGCGCCTCAGCTTCGACGGGAAGGACTTGCTGACGGCCAGCCCGGGCGAAATGCGCGCGCTCCGCGGCAGCCGCATCTCGCTGGTCATGCAGGACCCGAAATACTCGCTGAACCCCGTGATGCGCGTGGGCGAGCAGATCGCGGAGGCCGTGCGCGACAAGGGCCCCGGCGCCCGTCGCCGCGCCATGGAGATGCTGGAAGCGGTCCGCATCCGCGATCCGGAGCGCGTCTTCAACCTCTACCCGCACGAGGTCTCGGGCGGCATGGGCCAGCGCATCATGATCGCGATGATGCTGGCGCCGGA from Roseococcus microcysteis includes these protein-coding regions:
- a CDS encoding ABC transporter ATP-binding protein, giving the protein MSKPLLEVEDLRVTFPTPTGPFRAVRGVSFSLGRERLGIVGESGSGKSVTGRSILRLLPPHARLEAKRLSFDGKDLLTASPGEMRALRGSRISLVMQDPKYSLNPVMRVGEQIAEAVRDKGPGARRRAMEMLEAVRIRDPERVFNLYPHEVSGGMGQRIMIAMMLAPEPDLLIADEPTSALDVTVQMQVLAILDDLVAKRGMGLIFISHDLDLVSSFCDRVLVMYGGRVMEERHARDLRQATHPYTQGLLDSLPRIDDDRAELPTLKRDPAWLKD